One genomic region from Phocoena sinus isolate mPhoSin1 chromosome 3, mPhoSin1.pri, whole genome shotgun sequence encodes:
- the ACP5 gene encoding tartrate-resistant acid phosphatase type 5 — protein MDTWTVLLVLQASLVLPLVLPWAAGISTNTRTAPAPVLRFVAVGDWGGVPNAPFYTAREMANAKEIARTVQILGADFILSLGDNFYFTGVQDAKDKRFQETFEDVFSASSLRNVPWYVLAGNHDHLGNVSAQIAYSRISKRWNFPSPYYRLRFKIPRSNVSVAIFMLDTVTLCGNSDDFASQQPERPRNLAMARTQLAWIKKQLAAAKEDYVLVAGHYPVWSIAEHGPTHCLVKQLLPLLTTHKVTAYLCGHDHNLQYLQDENGVGFVLSGAGNFMDPSKKHLRKVPNGYLRFHYGAENSLGGFAYVEISPKEMSITYIEASGKSLFKTKLPRQAKSEHQHRRGLHAGA, from the exons ATGGACACGTGGACGGTGCTGCTCGTCCTGCAAGCCTCGCTGGTGCTCCCCCTGGTGCTCCCCTGGGCTGCCGGCATCAGTACCAACACCCGCACCGCCCCCGCCCCTGTACTGCGCTTTGTTGCCGTGGGTGACTGGGGAGGGGTCCCCAATGCCCCGTTCTACACAGCCCGGGAAATGGCCAATGCCAAGGAGATTGCCAGGACCGTGCAGATCCTGGGCGCAGACTTCATCCTGTCCCTGGGGGACAATTTCTACTTCACTGGCGTGCAGGATGCCAAAGACAAGAGGTTCCAG GAGACCTTTGAGGACGTGTTCTCTGCCTCCTCACTCCGCAACGTGCCCTGGTACGTGCTGGCTGGCAACCACGACCATCTGGGGAACGTCTCGGCACAGATAGCCTACTCCAGGATCTCCAAGCGCTG GAACTTCCCCAGCCCTTACTACCGCCTGCGCTTCAAGATCCCACGGTCCAACGTGTCCGTGGCCATCTTCATGCTGGACACAGTGACACTGTGTGGCAACTCGGACGACTTTGCCAGCCAGCAGCCCGAGAGGCCCCGCAACCTGGCGATGGCCCGCACGCAGCTGGCCTGGATCAAGAAGCAGCTGGCGGCGGCCAAGGAGGACTACGTGCTGGTGGCCGGCCACTACCCCGTGTGGTCCATCGCCGAGCACGGGCCCACCCACTGCCTGGTCAAGCAACTGCTACCGCTGCTGACCACGCACAAGGTCACCGCCTACCTGTGCGGCCATGATCACAACCTGCAG TACCTTCAGGATGAGAATGGCGTGGGCTTCGTGCTGAGCGGGGCCGGGAACTTCATGGACCCCTCGAAGAAGCACCTGCGCAAGGTCCCCAACGGCTACCTGCGCTTCCACTACGGGGCCGAGAACTCACTGGGTGGCTTTGCCTACGTTGAGATCAGCCCCAAAGAGATGAGCATCACTTACATCGAGGCCTCGGGCAAGTCCCTCTTCAAGACCAAGTTGCCAAGGCAAGCCAAGTCTGAGCACCAGCACCGACGGGGGCTCCACGCTGGGGCCTGA